A genomic segment from Melospiza georgiana isolate bMelGeo1 chromosome 17, bMelGeo1.pri, whole genome shotgun sequence encodes:
- the LOC131090683 gene encoding DEP domain-containing mTOR-interacting protein-like isoform X1 codes for MRTLPWDESASLRSDGRAGCTLSWRHRMELSLAAREPLLAEIRLVLPSGLSALCFPHQSLAWLSLRSLPELTWFCWSCCLAVLRIYRGARLQLRVPASLPAALWQQCSGCNALPTPLGLAKPGCSCPGMFGITAALSHLCARLVSVEESILKVREENSVKYQRTFLGSEMIDWLIQEGEVENRQEAVELGRALLEHGIIQHVSNRHHFFDSDILYHFWINFRRRRRLTELLNENSARALSESPDSPFCLRKLNPEPGNTSFLSVQTNKEIKVVSAVRRSSITSLSGNSNTYFSAPPTLVFPPVAECNPKSVLKRPVTTEELLSPGAPYVKKTLTIVGDAVGWGFVVRGGRPCHIQAVDPGGPAAAAGMKVCQFVFSVNGVYVLHLDYQTISSLIMTGPRTLVMEVMEAIE; via the exons ATGAGAA CATTGCCCTGGGATGAGAGCGCATCCCTGCGCTCTGACGGCCGAGCCGGCTGCACCCTCTCGTGGAGACACCGGATGGAGCTCTCGCTCGCTGCCAGGGAGCCCCTGCTGGCTGAAATCCGCCTTGTCCTTCCATCTGGACTCTCTGCTCTCTGTTTCCCTCATCAGTCGCTTGCTTGGCTTTCCCTGCGATCTTTACCTGAGCTCacctggttctgctggagctgctgcctcgcTGTGCTGAGGATTTACAGAGGTGCCCGACTGCAGCTGCGGGTTCCTGCCTCCCTTCCCGCTGCTCTCTGGCAGCAATGTTCTGGCTGCAACGCTTTGCCCACTCCCCTCGGCCTTGCTAAACCcggctgcagctgcccagggatgttTGGCATCACGGCAGCCTTGTCCCacctctgtgccaggctggtgaGCGTGGAGGAGTCAATCCTGAAGGTGAGGGAGGAGAACTCGGTGAAGTACCAGAGGACTTTCCTGGGCTCTGAGATGATCGACTGGCTCATCCAGGAGGGAGAGGTGGAGAacaggcaggaggcagtggAGCTGGGCCGGGCCCTGCTGGAGCACGGGATCATTCAGCATG TCTCCAACAGGCATCACTTCTTTGACAGTGACATCCTCTACCACTTCTGGATCAATTTCCGCCGGCGGCGGCGTCTGACGGAGCTGCTCAATGAGAACTCTGCCCGTGCCCTGTCCGAGAGCCCCGACAGCCCCTTCTGCCTCCGAAAGCTCAACCCAGAGCCTGGCAACACCAGCTTCCTCTCTG TCCAGACCAACAAGGAGATCAAAGTTGTCTCAGCAGTTCGAAGGAGCAGCATCACTTCCCTCTCTGGAAACTCCAACACCTACTTCAGTGCTCCTCCTACCTTGGTATTCCCTCCTGTGGCTGAGTGCAACCCCAAATCAG TGTTAAAGAGACCCGTCAccactgaggagctgctgtcccctggggCCCCCTATGTCAAGAAAACACTGACT aTCGTGGGGGATGCAGTGGGCTGGGGGTTTGTGGTTCGAGGAGGAAGACCTTGCCACATCCAGGCAGTGGACCCAGGaggacctgctgctgctgcagggatgaaG GTGTGCCAGTTTGTGTTCTCAGTGAATGGGGTCTATGTTCTGCACCTGGACTATCAGACCATCAGCAGCCTCATCATGACAGGACCAAGGACTCTGGTGATGGAAGTCATGGAAGCCATTGAATGA